Proteins encoded within one genomic window of Oryza glaberrima chromosome 12, OglaRS2, whole genome shotgun sequence:
- the LOC127758182 gene encoding uncharacterized protein LOC127758182: MAPGAASPKAATVAAAAAVFAALVVLSSSLVAPAAAKMFCSNCDDICNASCVNSDTIAKLCAPQCDGCSPEACQSCLQALKQECLTGCSDYCHKNCT, from the coding sequence ATGGCTCCCGGCGCTGCTTCCCCTAAggcggccaccgtcgccgccgccgccgccgtcttcgccgcGCTGGTCGTCCTGTCCTCCTCCCTcgtcgcgccggcggcggcgaagatgtTCTGCAGCAACTGCGACGACATCTGCAACGCCTCGTGCGTCAACTCCGACACCATCGCCAAGCTGTGCGCCCCGCAGTGCGACGGCTGCTCGCCGGAGGCTTGCCAGAGCTGCCTCCAGGCGCTGAAGCAGGAGTGCTTGACGGGCTGCAGCGACTACTGCCACAAAAACTGCACTTAA